AGGAGTACTTCCAGGAGGGAAGGTTCTTGGTCTGCTTGCTGGGGCTGACCACTGGCTCCCCCTTCCCTGAAGGAGCAAGTCTAGGTGGAGGGGTGGTGGCAGCACAGAGCTTTGCGTCCAaagaagaggcgctgctgcaggCGAGGTCCTCGTTGGGGTTGGTGGGGCAGTTCTGGAGGTCCTCCTCAGAGATCCAGCCACCGATGCTGTGCTGCTGGAGCCTTTGGCCCTGGAGGGTCACCTCTGGCTGGGGAACAGGGACCTCCAGCTCCCCCCTCCCCGAGTACAGACGGTTATGTTCACTGATCAGTACGGTCATGAGGCTTTGGACTAGGGAGGTCCCTTAACAGGAAATAAAAAACAATAAGGAACTATACTGTACAACGCTGCTCTACTTGAGATTTGACATGTTTTATGAACTAGAGATAGACAAGATGAGTCATGAATAGATAACATGCAATAGTGACGTTTCTCTGTACTCTGCTTTCCATAggctaatgtactgtatgtactactCTGCCTCATACCTCCCAGACAgttgtataaaaaaatattagGAATGTCTCATATGATTAATACAGTGCCTATTAATATCAGTATAATATAAAATGAATGAGAGTTCACACCTTCCATAATAGCCACTGGGTCCTCCATTTTGGGTCGGAGGATATTTGGTCCAAATACCGTGGCCAGGTTCTGTACACTCATCTTGTTTTTGTTTGCGTGAGACTGGACCTCGTCAAGAAACCTACAAAGGAAGGCATGGCACGGTGGGATGGAATTAAAATGATATGAAAATGGCACCGTGATAAAATAAGATATTTGAGATCTTCAAAAGAAGGAGTTGTATGTTTGTGGACGTACATGCATATATACTTCAGGAGATTGTAGTTGGCGGGAGGAAGATTGCTCACTTGCTTGACCAGCTCCTGTACACCCTAAAAGATGAGATGAgaacatacagtatcaccatcACTTGTTTCTTCACATAGACAACATGTACTTGAACACTGGCTTCTATCGAATGACAGAGCAGTTCTGTTCTTTGGCTTCGGTGTCATAGTGTGAATACTAACATGAACTGGAACTAGTGCAGAGAAGTGTCTCTTACCTCCTCCACGTCTTTGGCCAGCAGCTGAGCACAGGAGAGGAAGTCCTCATACTTGGAGAAAGGGACCACAGGCTCAGGCAGTTCACGGAGGTAGAGCTTCAGCAGGGATGCCACCGTGTGGACGTCAGTGTTACTGCAAGAGGGTACAAAATAGTTATCTAGAGTGGTCTACTAACTGCATGAATCAGTCCAATAGCAAGTGCTATAGCCTTAGTGGCCAACAGTAGAGGGATTTGTTGTGTGTTTCACAGGCGGCtgggtggcaccttaattggggaggacgggctcatagtaatggcagTAATGGAATGAAGTCAAAACATCGTACACATGGTTTACTTATGTTTGAGACCATTCCATTCACTTCATTCCAGTCGTTGTTATGAGCCGTTCACCCCTCACCAGCCTCGTGTGTATACACTATCACAGTACAGGATGCATACTCAGAGCAGGCACTGACCAgctgtcttcattgacatttccaactctccctgactcagtctgtaatgcctacatgtttcaaatagaccaccatagtccttgtgccctagaactccaaggtaacctgcctaaatgactattgccccgtagcactcacatctgtagcaatgaaatactttgaaaggctggtcatggctcccaaacggatccacagatgatgcaatctctattgcacttcacactgccctctcccaactggacaaaaggaacacctacatgagaatgctgttcagcgttctacaccatagtgtcctccaagctcatcactaagctaaagaccctgggactgaacacatcCCTTTGAACCTGGATCCTGGAttttctgatgggccgcccccaggtggtgagggtaggcagcaacacatccgccacactgaccccCAACACGGAGGCCCATCAAGGGtgtatgcttagtcccctcctgtactgcctgttcacctatgactgcgtggccacacacgactccaacacGACGGTAATATGCCTGATCACCCACGACGATGGgtcgactgttctctctgcaaccgcaTTACAAGCAGtaacggagcgccaagtctgggaccaaaagactcctgaacattttctaccccaagccataagacggcTGAACAGccattaatcaaatggctacccttatttttgcactgactctcttgcacaggCTCGATATACACTCACTGGAATCTAACCACAAACTCGcaaatactacacacacacacacaaattgctactatctgtttattatctatgtatagtcactttacccctacttacatgcacatacctcaattacctcgaccgacccgtacccctgcacattaccAGTACccactgtatgtagccttgctattgttattttattgtgttactatttttccttTCATTTATTTACCAAATGTTGTAACTTTTTTTTAAGGGCCtttaagtaagtatttcacgctAAGGTCCacccacacctgttgtattcagcacatgtgactaataacatttcattttatttgacTGTCAATAATTGACCACTGCCACCATTACTGTGGCCACCACTTCTACATCCAGCTGAAAAAATAGCAAGTCAGCACTTTTTGCCATTCAATATCAGCGAATGCAGATCTACCTGTCAAACAGAGGCTTATCCCCACAGTCAAAGGCTTCCTGTAGATCCTTTACCAGGTTAGCCTGCCCTGGCATCCGAAAGAGGCCCTCCTCATCCAGACCTCGTTCCTTTATGAAGTCCACACACTGCTCCACCAGAAGAGGTGCCAGGCGGTGCCCAAATTTCTTCTCATACTGGACTGTGTCTTCTAAATGCTGGCCAAATATCCCTGCATGCAAAAAACAtggtttacatacagtatagggTTCTGTATTTCAGTATTTTATGATGGTTGTCATTCATTCAATTTAAAAAGTTTTAACATATTAAAATGACAAATCAATGGAAAGTTATCTTCAGGAATACCAATATGCAGTTGGTCAACATTCAGTAGTTGGATGAACagtaaacacaaaatgcaaaTGAAATAAAGGAGAaacggagaggaaggaaaaacAGTTCAGACAGTCTTCACATCTACATCGATCATTCGCGCACCGCATCTCACCTGATTGTGCGCAACGCCGCCTCTCAACACAGTCGCAACCACTAGACACTGACAGATCAGAGTAGTCGTAGTACGTCACCGAGCAAGTGCTACACAGAGTCAGGGCGTGCTTTTCATACATGCCAAAGCCACATTTACCAAGCAGCGACGGTCGAAGTAATTCAATCCAGTCTGGCTCGTGCACTCGAGATGACTGGTTTTCTAATAACACGTAATGACCGTAATGACACATCTATAGACGTTGGTAATAGCGCAGCGTCCGAGCAGAGGTGGGAAGAGGATGAGCAAGAGATAAAAGGTTTGGTGGCAGATAGTCAGCACAGAAACATTTAAATAACAGACATGGAAGCGCCACGGGTTCTGCCAGCAGTATTCCTGTTAACGACAGTTCTATAAATTGGCAACAATTCTATTCTTGATGGAGAGCGAGAACTTGGAAAGCATTCCTGCAGCCATGTAAATTTGAGACGATGGAAACGAAATACACTCCAGTGCAACAGGACATTCAGGGGCCAATACAAAACGTG
This genomic window from Oncorhynchus kisutch isolate 150728-3 linkage group LG20, Okis_V2, whole genome shotgun sequence contains:
- the arhgap22b gene encoding rho GTPase-activating protein 22 isoform X2, giving the protein MCHYGHYVLLENQSSRVHEPDWIELLRPSLLGKCGFGMYEKHALTLCSTCSVTYYDYSDLSVSSGCDCVERRRCAQSGIFGQHLEDTVQYEKKFGHRLAPLLVEQCVDFIKERGLDEEGLFRMPGQANLVKDLQEAFDCGDKPLFDSNTDVHTVASLLKLYLRELPEPVVPFSKYEDFLSCAQLLAKDVEEGVQELVKQVSNLPPANYNLLKYICMFLDEVQSHANKNKMSVQNLATVFGPNILRPKMEDPVAIMEGTSLVQSLMTVLISEHNRLYSGRGELEVPVPQPEVTLQGQRLQQHSIGGWISEEDLQNCPTNPNEDLACSSASSLDAKLCAATTPPPRLAPSGKGEPVVSPSKQTKNLPSWKYSFKGTSTARPPPQADVTTVSPSGNWLMNGLSSLRSHRRTSSGERVRDSTGFSQRLSTYDNVTSSSSMGSGPSVASTPWSTSSCDISASDSGSEPSGLNCGNGKGLEECQWQELASPQGPGQGQRGGRVEERVGDRVSEQEQDSSEAMELCVSSAGCSDNGNTIANMVVPSIVTPEDLDGGSKALTSLVEGLKDELRKQKVAYETRIKRLEESSAALCAQMERLEQEMEQERKKQRMLEIKLRNSERARHDAENRNRLLEKEMEDFFSTLGDLALGARTSDI